The following coding sequences are from one Epinephelus fuscoguttatus linkage group LG5, E.fuscoguttatus.final_Chr_v1 window:
- the LOC125889506 gene encoding ectonucleoside triphosphate diphosphohydrolase 2-like, whose amino-acid sequence MSLHGRCQIICAVVLLILALVGILLVVIPAKEIETPPENMYGIVLDAGSSHTSMYIYKWPADKLNGTGIVSQHSECHGEGGGISSYAGAPGDAAKSLDACLKQAVKDIPKSRHHETPLYLGATAGMRLLNKVNATESQRVLKEVENKLQSYPFDFKNASVLSGKEEGAYGWATVNYLLENFVKYGFVARWLNPGRETTGALDLGGASTQITFETSEEVEDKDNVMELKLYGRTYRLYTQSFLCYGQVQILQRLLAHLITTQGVKPVVLHPCYPRQYNTSIKLGEDVFDSPCTKRYRPAQFDPHMSVSVVGTGDYQSCRDNVKLLFSFDNCSYS is encoded by the exons ATGAGTCTCCACGGGCGCTGCCAAATCATCTGTGCGGTTGTGCTGCTGATACTGGCACTAGTCGGGATTCTGCTGGTGGTCATTCCAGCTAAAGAGATAGAGACACCACCTGAGAACATG TATGGAATTGTTCTGGACGCCGGTTCATCCCACACCTCCATGTACATCTACAAATGGCCAGCTGACAAGCTAAATGGCACTGGTATTGTTAGCCAGCACAGCGAGTGTCATGGAGAAG GTGGAGGGATATCCAGTTATGCAGGTGCTCCTGGTGATGCAGCAAAAAGTCTGGACGCCTGTCTGAAACAAGCTGTGAAGGATATCCCCAAATCCAGGCACCATGAAACTCCACTCTATCTGGGAGCTACTGCAGGCATGAGACTCCTGAA CAAAGTCAATGCGACAGAGTCTCAGCGGGTGCTGAAGGAAGTGGAAAACAAGCTGCAGTCTTACCCTTTTGATTTCAAAAATGCGAGCGTGCTGAGTGGAAAGGAGGAGGGGGCTTACGGTTGGGCCACAGTCAACTACTTACTTGAGAACTTTGTCAAG TATGGTTTTGTCGCGCGTTGGCTGAATCCAGGCAGAGAGACAACTGGAGCTTTGGATTTAGGCGGAGCTTCCACACAGATCACTTTTGAGACCTCGGAAGAGGTGGAGGACAAAGACAATGTGATGGAGCTGAAGCTTTATGGACGAACCTACAGACTATACACCCAGAGCTTCCTGTGCTACGGCCAAGTGCAGATCCTGCAGAGGCTGCTGGCTCATCTTATCACG ACTCAGGGTGTGAAACCGGTGGTGTTACATCCCTGCTATCCACGACAGTACAACACATCTATCAAGCTGGGAGAGGATGTCTTTGATTCTCCGTGCACTAAGCGCTACAGACCAGCCCAGTTCGACCCCCATATGTCTGTATCAGTGGTGGGCACAGGAGATTATCAGAGCTGCCGGGACAACGTAAAATTGTTGTTCTCCTTCGACAACTGTTCTTACTCCTAG
- the vtna gene encoding vitronectin a has protein sequence MRLWAVLLLALLAQTFAAEESCMDRCENGFDSQKKCQCDSMCKYYKSCCSDYEVICGMTTRGDTFVFAEDDDDELFEGITPTPATVASRQLRPTRKPASDFARRPHQHSETTLEMTKPPRVMDTIPQNTPISQTVSPAQDLLSTAEPPQTHTTAETTTVPVTTATTAAPDPDAVACSGRPFDSFMQLKNGSIYAFRGEYFFELDQKSVLPGYPKLIKDVWGITGPIDAAFTRLNCQGKTYIFKGGKYWRFDDGVLDDDYPRDISVGFDKIPTHVDAAFALPAPGHNGREKVYFFKGDQYYTYEFLHQPSHEECINLSERSPSALFRRYTDVYYNNYERVISELFSNMPQHHDKHHFIDKDWKGLKSPLDAAMAGRMYVPPWRPAPRRNDDQPDQRWGQQQGQQWNQQYQQYGQQWDQQYGQQWGRRRQSRSPFWGSMAERGMNMGQDFAQRGMEMGLRLAERRMEMEERLGRDWDRLWNQDWDQGRRRDGYRQNNRGNYDSRDERWLLGSIQRSMPIQSVYFFKGDAYYRVDLRTKRVDYAMPPYPRSIAKYWLGCSDTTGAEK, from the exons ATGAGGCTGTGGGCTGTCCTGCTGCTCGCTCTGCTCGCTCAGACTTTTGCTGCAGAGG AGTCCTGTATGGACCGCTGTGAGAATGGCTTTGACTCTCAGAAGAAGTGCCAGTGTGACTCCATGTGCAAGTACTACAAGAGCTGTTGCTCTGACTATGAGGTCATCTGTGGTATGACGA CTCGTGGAGACACATTTGTGTTtgcagaggatgatgatgacgagCTGTTTGAAGGTATCACTCCGACACCTGCCACTGTTGCCAGTCGTCAGCTGAGGCCCACACGGAAGCCTGCCTCAGACTTCGCTCGCAGGCCACATCAACATTCAGAGACCACACTGGAAATGACCAAACCCCCTCGAGTGATGGATACCATACCTCAGAATACACCCATTTCACAGACAGTCTCACCTGCGCAGGATCTCCTTAGCACAGCTGAACCCCCTCAGACTCACACAACAGCTGAGACGACCACTGTTCCTGTCACAACAGCCACCACCGCAGCCCCTGACCCAGACGCTGTGGCCTGCAGCGGGAGGCCTTTTGACTCCTTCATGCAGCTAAAAAATGGCTCCATATACGCCTTCAGAG GCGAGTACTTTTTTGAACTGGACCAGAAGTCGGTGCTTCCTGGTTATCCAAAGCTCATAAAGGACGTGTGGGGCATCACCGGGCCTATTGATGCTGCCTTCACTCGCCTCAACTGTCAAGGGAAGACGTATATCTTCAAG GGAGGCAAGTACTGGAGGTTTGATGACGGTGTGCTGGATGACGACTATCCTCGAGATATCAGCGTGGGCTTTGACAAAATTCCTACTCATGTGGATGCTGCGTTTGCTCTGCCCGCTCCGGGTCACAATGGAAGAGAGAAGGTCTACTTTTTCAAAG GGGATCAGTATTACACGTATGAGTTTTTGCACCAGCCGTCCCATGAGGAGTGCATCAACCTGTCTGAGAGGTCGCCGTCCGCACTGTTCAGGCGCTACACTGATGTATACTACAACAACTATGAACGTGTTATCAGCGAGCTCTTCTCTAACA TGCCTCAGCATCACGACAAACACCACTTCATTGACAAGGACTGGAAGGGCCTCAAGTCTCCACTGGACGCTGCCATGGCTGGCAGAATGTATGTCCCTCCCTGGAGGCCTGCACCACGCCGCAACGACGACCAGCCTGACCAGCGGTGGGGTCAACAGCAGGGCCAGCAGTGGAACCAGCAGTACCAGCAGTATGGACAGCAATGGGACCAGCAATACGGACAGCAGTGGGGTCGTAGGAGGCAAAGCCGTTCACCCTTCTGGGGGTCCATGGCTGAGCGGGGCATGAACATGGGCCAGGACTTCGCACAAAGGGGGATGGAAATGGGTCTGAGGTtggcagagaggaggatggagatggaggagaggctCGGACGAGATTGGGACAGACTGTGGAATCAAGACTGGGACCAGGGCCGACGGCGGGATGGTTATCGGCAGAACAACAGAGGGAACTATGATTCAAGAGACGAAAGGTGGCTCTTGGGGTCCATCCAAAGGAGTATGCCCATACAGAGCGTCTACTTCTTTAAAGGAG ATGCATACTACAGAGTGGACCTCAGGACCAAGAGAGTTGACTACGCCATGCCTCCATACCCCAGATCCATTGCCAAGtactggctcggctgttcagacACCACTGGGGCAGAGAAGTAG